A genomic region of Solanum dulcamara chromosome 2, daSolDulc1.2, whole genome shotgun sequence contains the following coding sequences:
- the LOC129872317 gene encoding uncharacterized protein LOC129872317, producing the protein MEAAREGENNSNAQPHLQKGVGEHFSDHNPLSTSGSKVGNNRGIRVGPHPQMSHSAPAADPPFQQMADLFHHMARRMPNPDEINYEKMTKMGGVEFEGTVDPTDAEQAKPPVLTWDDFVKEFHKKYVPPAYHNAKKKEFLNLEQGSMSITEYQQQFLRLSRYAGGIINDEKDKCRRFEDDLNDSIRKSVAVLQHEKFCTLVLAALTWERIDKEQIGRNEHKFRKAYADSGGPSKRGKFDSSTANTFRKIAQHKQNRSSYSTASTPSYGQGKTRIPTCAQCGKNHFGTCRRASGACFNCGSFDHKVRDCPNPNPISSPHTEVSVQKPITTQSQGNRGARSRNTQATGAGGSNQASGSRATARAYAMRQRDKQDGADVVVGKFHLFDLCVVTLFDPGSTHSYVCSSLDFPENVKPVRLDYGVLVQSPLGQQGERSLSSNIISAALAKRMIRRGCSMYLAHIIDTRVESPILKDIPTVCDFPEVFPENLPGLPPEREVEFLIELIPGSTPISITPYRMAPAELKELKTQLQELLEKGFIRPSVSPWGAPVLFVKKKDGTLRLSIGYRQLNKITIKNRYPLPRIDDLFDQLKGANLFSKIDLRSGYHQLRVRKEDVPKTAFRTRYGHYEFLVMPFGLTNAPAIFMDLMN; encoded by the exons ATGGAAGCCGCTCGTGAGGGGGAAAATAACTCTAATGCCCAACCTCACCTACAAAAAGGGGTTGGAGAACATTTTTCTGATCATAATCCTCTTAGCACAAGTGGATCTAAAGTGGGAAATAATCGGGGCATAAGAGTTGGGCCACACCCCCAAATGAGTCATAGTGCTCCTGCTGCTGATCCTCCTTTTCAACAAATGGCTGATTTATTTCATCACATGGCTAGAAGAATGCCTAACCCTGATGAAATAAACtatgagaaaatgacaaaaatgggaggagttgagtttgaaggaaCTGTTGACCCTACCGATGCCGAGCA GGCAAAACCTCCTGTTCTTACTTGGGATGATTTTGTGAAGGAATTTCATAAGAAGTATGTCCCACCTGCTTATCACAAtgcaaagaaaaaagagttcttaaatttagagCAAGGGAGCATGTCTATCACTGAATATCAGCAGCAATTTCTCAGGCTGTCCCGCTATGCTGGGGGTATTATTAATGATGAAAAAGATAAGTGCAGGCGGTTCGaagatgatttgaatgattctATCAGAAAATCTGTAGCGGTCCTACAACATGAAAAATTTTGTACATTAGTTTTAGCTGCTCTTACTTGGGAAAGGATCGACAAGGAACAAATTGGTAGAAATGAACACAAGTTCAGGAAAGCTTATGCAGATTCTGGAGGTCCATCAAAAAGAGGGAAATTTGACAGTTCCACAGCTAATACTTTTCGCAAGATAGCCCAACATAAGCAGAATAGATCAAGTTACTCTACTGCCAGCACTCCAAGCTATGGTCAAGGCAAGACTCGTATACCCACTTGTGCACAATGTGGAAAAAATCACTTTGGTACTTGTAGAAGAGCTTCTGGCGCTTGTTTTAATTGTGGGAGCTTCGATCATAAAGTGAGGGATTGTCCTAATCCTAATCCCATTTCTTCTCCGCATACGGAAGTCTCTGTTCAGAAACCTATTACCACTCAATCTCAAGGGAATAGAGGTGCAAGATCTAGAAACACACAAGCAACAGGTGCAGGTGGATCCAATCAAGCGAGTGGATCAAGAGCTACAGCACGAGCTTATGCAATGAGACAGAGGGATAAACAAGATGGAGCAGAtgtggttgttggtaaatttcacttattcgACTTATGTGTCGTtacattatttgatcctggttctACACATTCGTATGTTTGTTCATCATTGGATTTTCCTGAAAATGTGAAGCCTGTGAGACTCGATTATGGTGTGCTTGTCCAAAGTCCTTTGGGTCAACAG GGTGAAAGGTCATTGTCCTCTAATATTATTTCTGCGGCCTTAGCAAAAAGGATGATTCGTCGGGGTTGTAGTATGTATCTTGCTCACATAATTGATACACGTGTAGAGAGTCCTATTCTTAAAGATATACCTACTGTGTGTGACTTTCCTGAAGTGTTTCCAGAAAATCTTCCTGGGTTACCaccagaaagagaagttgaatttcTGATTGAGCTCATTCCTGGATCTACTCCTATTTCTATcactccttataggatggcacCAGCAGAATTAAAGGAATTGAAGACTCAATTGCAAGAACTTCTTGAGAAAGGTTTCATTCGTCCAAGTGTTTCTCCTTGGGGAGCCCCtgtgctatttgtgaaaaagaaagatggtactcttAGACTTTCTATTGGCTATAgacaattgaataaaataacaatcaagaacagaTATCCATTAccaagaattgatgatttgtttgaccaactgaAGGGTGCTAATTTATTCTCCAAGATTGATTTAAGGTCTGGGTATCACCAACTGCGTGTTAGAAAGGAAGATGTTCCTAAAActgcttttagaactcgatacggtcactatgaattcttagtgATGCCATTCGGATTAACTAATGCGCCtgcaatattcatggatttgatgaattga